atcaaacgaacgaacgaacaagagctcggctctatctcgttgtattaagcgtgccgattgcgtgacaattcttgttcgttcgttcgtcgatttagagagtgacccccctgaacATCTAAGTCTAAACTactctatacattttatttgttagtgAATGTATCctttttattaagtgcggcgctccaaattaaaacgGGATATACTACTACGGTGAGTAATAATTACGTCCCTTTacatcacaaaaataatatacttaattaaagtataaattaataaataaagaaaaaatataattgattattaaaatatctaatcgataattaaataataataagagcggtggtagctcagtcgggtaagcgcccgcttctcacgcaagagatgcgggttcgaatcccggagctgacatgtaccaatgagtacttttaacttaagtacaatgtataccatcgctcttacggtgaaggaaaacatcgtgaggaaacctgcatatctagatttagcacatctaggtatgtgaacccaccaacccgcagtggaccagcgtggtgggaaatggtccaagcttaggaaggcagtttagaccttggggatatgcacaaaggttccactcgagagagccaggtgcaggtacttacatccccaaagagaatagaatagaatatctaatcattattaatactaaccGATTATGATGATACTTAGACTGCTCAAtgtaagaaattaaaaaaattaatagtgGCAATTGGTtcaatcgtttcggagatatgcgtggacaaacataataaacatacatacatctataaaattttgcaagtATATTGTTTGTTGTGCAGtcccaataatcttacataagtacatacaagtatgtaccgaataaagaatcttttttgaaatcgattaaaaaggtttactatccctgaatttagtaggaagtgatgccagctaaagaataaaataaagtaattaatatgaattccatacattatctgtcattttatttttttattgcccagaaatggatccaaatttttccttttttcggttAAGAGCTTTTTAAGTAGCATCACTtttgaaatgtcagaattccgtcgaATAAAAGATCCAGgtataggtaaaaaatctatgccgactgacgggactcattattctgagccgtgaaattaaacgattatgacgtcacgacagcccgccatcctgacgggaatttcaaagtggtcgtgatggttgtaattttttaactttctttaaaataccttaaattacttattttggcgttgaatttttttttactataataaagtgatgtaaaactatccaataaaagtataaaaaaaaattacgcatattccctatttaAAGTTTATACTCAGTatactacgtttgcctagtcgcggcctccagtaggtagtgtgggacgccctcttGCTAGATGGGCTGAcaacttgcgaaaggtggctggttatgattggatacGGAAAGTTAAAGATCGCATCTAGTGGCGTGCGTCCTAAGCGGAgaggagaggcctacgtccagcagtggactgctataggctgatgatgatgatgatgactcagTATAGGAAatgttatataaatattatggtgGTAAagaaacacaaccataccgcgatgtagaaagtTTTAcagcagcgccatctagtgagaATCACAGTAAAACAAGTTTAAGAGTTTTGGTCTATAGGTGAGTCAGTCAATGATAAAAATGAGGTTTTTTGGACATTAATATCTAAATGATCGTTTGAGATACGCTcatgaaatttagaacacaTAAGTATCTCGCAAGTCTCAATATATGAGCCAATTTTCATAcgtttatattaaatagtttttgatttatggagtcaaaagtagctcgAAATGGTTCGTGTAATATTACACACGGTGCGGctcgccagttctgtttctcgaACTTGGCTTGACACGCTACCGCGTGTCTAGATTCTGGTAGCATAATTGGTAGgacttaggtacataaaaaaccaaagtaaaacataatatcaatgaataaCAATTTTGATACATAACCTTAACattaacatttataattttcatcgATTTTTATTGATTAGTTACTTTGTGGTACAATTTAGAGCCTAAAGCGGGTCCAGACATGTATCCTTTGCCCGATCCTATCACCGTATCCAATCACCGTACCATATCTGCGTATTGTATCAAGCGCCGTATCAAGTTGTGGACGCCTCCGATTTGCTCTATATCCGTATCTTCACAATAGTCATAATTTGCCTTTGATGATCGGAAAAAAACCAACACGACATGGGACGGGTCGTATCATAACGGCGTTTTGAGATCGCGTATCATCATACGCGTATCATTAACCGTCCGCATATGCGATCATGATACGAGTTGACGATACGGATACGGTGATCGGATCGGGCAAATGTACATGTTTGGACCCGGCTTTAGGCGCTCACCAGCAGTAACCCACTGGTGAAGGCGGCGTCgctgtaaatattttacaaattatactAAGGTATATTAAAATGAGTGTGTACTCTCAGAAGTATGCAAACgctatttatttcagtttacCTTTAAAgtaaggtaagtatttattgaaTAACCAAGTCTATGAGACTTCTCATATTAGCAccaaatcatttttatttatagctattaaaaaaataatcatccatgtttaataaataactgacagatattttaaaatatacatttataattatattaaatttataattaaattcattattttgtttaaaatattccgAGCTTTTCCGAGATTATCATTTTAAACGAATCTGCGTTCAACATCAAATAGCAAagtttgtaaaattaaaattggaAAACGATTTAAGGTGGGTAAATGAACAGGCAGCGTGCGTCACacttttaataaagttttatggaAAATATGCGGTAACCTTATTGAAGTGAATTGATTCTGTTTTGGATCTGCATAATTATCATAAGTATATTAGTAAGTTTGTAACATACTTTATCAACAATGTATCCTACCTATCCTCATATTTAGGATGCTATGTTACTTAGAAGAAAATTATTCTCATGATAAATTACTTCAATCGGTACAATAAAACCTTACCGCCAGAAACGGCCGCATCTTCGACAACTTCTACAATTTCTACATTCCAGGCACCAGGGATTAGGAGGTAGGTCAAAATTTTTGAATTAGCATGACGAGGGGAGGGAAAacggaagttatgattttttatcgaCTAGCGGCGCTAGTGCTGCGTATAATAGCGccttaacattattttatgacaTTAGACTTCGTATTTTGGTTCAGCCACTCCATACCATTTATACTCTGAATGCAGTTTGTTGAATCCCCTTCATTTCGCAATAAGCATAAATATGAATTCAAAGTTATACGTTTTATGAATAAGTGAATATCTGCTACGAGGCATGCCATGCACaacgtatttatttacaataattatatgtactcGCGGAGGCATGTCATGCGAACGACAATTTCATTAATAATTCCCATTTCCCTGGCTTCAAAATTTCTGGCACCTGAAGAATGAAGTATACCGACGACGGCTTCCATCATTTCGCCTCACGACAACCTTATTACATCCCCCTCCATAGCCAAGATATTTATAAGGTTTGAGCCCCGTAAATTAAGGAGAAGTATGttggaaattaaataatacccTGTATAAAAGGGAAGCTTTAGCAGAGTTTCAGCgtgttaaatttaatgtcaTCGATAATATGAGATGGAATTATTTTTTCACTTGCTCTCCGCTGAGACATATTTTAGATTCTCTACCTATGTGTTCCTTTGCATTTGAGGAGCAATTTTTCAAATGGgcctatttctatatttttgaCTAAGGTCTCGTAAGTCGTTATTAAACGTAACAATGATGACGGTAAAAGTATTTACCTACCGACGCAGGTATTCTTAGAACAAATTGAAAAATACAAGCGCTGGTTTACGAAATTCCGTTTATATAGGTAAATATTCCTAATGTTcgttgcattttttttttgtcaaactataaaatattatacctaaagtttttaataaatgttttcacaGTTCTATAATAATTACTCTGTAGAAAACAACTTTGTCTTCGACTATAAAGGAAGATCTGGACATCGAAACTCGTCCTAGTAATTTGTCcttttaaaaaagtaaatggAAGGCGAAAAGTTAATTTGTCTTTTAACCTTTTCACAGACATTGGCGCTCAGCAATTAATCAAATAAGTTTGGACGCAGCAACACCCAGGGTTGTTGCCAACTTTGAAATTACGACCACTTTAATGTTATCAAGTACAAGTACAACGCTCATTTATTAATGTTTAGGTTAAAGATACAATATAAAGTAATTCTCAAGTCAATTTAGCGACCAAAGACTATTTGCTCATGATAGATCTGATTCTTACTTCACGTAATAGAAATTGTATGCTactgtttttttactaaaacagttaaaatttaacaaaagagcaaaactatcataaaattatatttatttctaaaagaCGCAAAAGTTTCCGCGCAGCAAATCGTTTGAAAACTTAGATGCCAAATGAATGGAAGATAGTTGCCAAGTGAATAGGTCGCTAAATTGTTGATACTTGAGCCACGCTTTCAAACATCTTTAAACTTCTCACGAATTATGAGGTATATTCCAAGAATTTCTTGAAGTTTTTGTTTAGGTGCAAAATCAAACGCGTGTTTCATAAATACCAAACAGAAAAGTTGTACTCTTGAATGAaggctttatttatttaagaattgggtgaaatatttaggtatatattataggCCATTTACAACCTTTGATGAAGTACAATTTAGGAGTCTTGTCGAGTGGCCTATCACCTGTTCCTTACATAGGTACGTCCGGTGCACCCTGGACAGTGGACAGTCAGCGACAGACACTTATCTGACTGCTCAATCGTATGGCCACGGTGATATACCTTAGTCTATAGATCTAGTGGTTGTCACCGACAAGCCAAGAAGTAGACACcctgtcatcatcatcatcgacccatcacgtccccactgctggggcacgggtctccttccaatgtaGAAaggggttaggttaggttggtGGACTTGAAGGGACTGTAAGGCCAAGCCGTATGAAATTCAAATTCGACTTGAATCGTGGCCGCATATGGTTTGTGACTTTTGAGGAAATACACGGACTTCAGTTGTTGCCAAGCCATACGTGCCGAATCATAAAACTACCTGCTTTTGGACACTTGCCCATTACAGAGATAGCTCCGTAATGTAGAGCCACTGGCTGCTACTTCAGTTACATTTTGTACACGAATACAGATACATaatcaaaacataattattcgTGAGATCGTGAAAAGGGTTACATTTTAGTAACTCCGCGACGGATCCAAAAAAACGATTTACTCATACATTTAACAAAGTCGtcgaaaatatttcataaagtaggcgatataaaataatgccaGCGATTCCACGAAAGTTTTATTACTACTCAGCAACTTGATAGGAACTCAATAGAAGTTCTAAACAAGTAAGTATTCAGGCGTCGCGGCGTCGTCGAATAAGCGAATGTTTTTGATTTGAGTCAAGTAAAGTGAAATATTTGACGAGCCCCATGATGTTTCGGAACGAGGCCTTATTTATTGCCATTCCGTCACGTATTTCATTGAAAATTTTTACGATGATCGGAATTTTTGTGCGACTGGCGGCTATTGAATTCAACTATTATGAGTGTTATGACCTCTAGGTATCGGATTTAATCAATAAGATCTTGTGCtgataatatgaaaatattttataacattatGGTATGGACTAATTCACTTATAACATATTCCCAACTCAAATTTAGCTTTGCTACTGGTGCCTGCTACCTCCGGCTACTCAGCGCGTAAATCACTCTAtcttgtataatataaattggGTCAATTTCCATATATAATATCGTAACTTCCTATTTTATTCATCTAACTTATTAACTATAATATAACGCGTTTAACTAACCCTCAGTCACTATGAAGCACCATCTAAACTTGCTCTAACGTGAGGCATATCGGGCAATTcaatttacaaaatgtttcaaacgaacttttaaataattacaaactttaattttgaatttcagCAATGACAATGTACAATTGTGTACAAAAGTTAGCGGAGACTGTTCTCTAGTAGAATTCTGATTTGTGTTTTAATTCAACTAGCGCCTAACTTATTTCGAGCAAATTGAGAACAAGCTTTGTTTTGGAAGTTGTACAACGTACAATGATGGGAAATGAGCAACATTTGCAAGTCTTTTTCAGTGTTAAAACTGGGCTTATCTGCAGAGAGCAACAGTTTTTCTCCGAAATGGTCGCATCGGTTGCACATAGAGTTCGGAGGTGAACTTGtcgtataaataaaagattttatcgcgcctcccccgcgccccgcgcccaaCCCCGCGACTCCGCGATCCGCCGAAATACATAACTTACGTTCGACTGTACCTATTTGTCAGATATCTAAAGCTCTATTGGCCCGGGGGAGTTGCCAACTTGCAATAAGAAAAGAATATTGCTATTTCAAATCTAAGAAAGAATCGATCGCAATTAACTTTACAGTCGCTGAGTGTTGAATGGCAAGTGAGTACAAAATgaaaacattaattttgttCGTTCGAAGTGGTttgaagtaaaataaaagaagCATTAAATTGTTCAAATTATGTCCTCAGTGCAAACAAGCCGCCCTCAAGTTAATTGACTTGATAATAAAGAAATTGAGTAAACTAATTAAACTTTTGTACTCGATGAAACCTTCATTCTTTACATTCACTTTTCAGAAGAAGCCTtacattttacattatttgtaaataatgtttACTGATCGTGAAGGCACAGTGTGCACTAGCACCCAGTGCGAGTATTTGGCTCACGTATTCTCGGGCAGGATATTCTTGGCTACAGATTCTCGCAGCGGCTGACGTAACTCGGTTCTGAATATCTACGGTGATATTTTGTGAAGGAAAATGCAATGTAAACGATACTGCGTCCTAACGCCTTATACATCGTGTTGGCAGCGCCGCCTGCGGAGATCTCCGGGAAATCTGCCTTTTGAGTTGTCTAAATCAATGTTGAACGGAGTTTGCTATGATTGATGATAAGTGGAaaagatagaaaaaaaacgtACACCCTGTAATTAGCACACTTAAGGACATAAGCCTACAAGATTGAAGGGTTATATCCACGCCTGGCAGGCAGGTGGTAAACTTGTATATGGAaaagataagaaaaaaaatgacaaAAGAAACATTACGCTATGAAAACAAGAAGTTCACACTAAAACAGAACAAATTGTAGTTCTTCCTGCACAACGAGaaaagatataaaaataaagtttccGTGTGCTACAGCAGTGGCTCAGTAACAAAGACTCGTGCTTTATGCCGCGGTCATCCTCCCGCGGGCCATCAACGATGACGTCATAAACCTGCCGGCTTCCCACTTTTAGGTGAAGCAATAAAAGTTACGAACAAACTTCGGCGTAAATAAACAGTCGAGTTGAAAACCGTGTGAGACTCTCAAACTTCGCAATCGCTTTGTTCTCGAACAGCTTGGAACACTGTCAACGATTTGAGGAGATAAAGGCTTCAAAGTTTTGTATAGAGCCCGGATTATACGCCGCATGATAAAGTTATCTTTTGCGGTTAACCCACTGACGGCGGGTGCTTCAGACTAACGGGATTTATCACGCTGCGTGCCGATACCACGCTCATGTGCACGTTTGTTTTAGTATAACTCAACATCTACTAGCCCAGTCTTTGTGATCTTTACTGTCAGCTCTTGTTGTAAACTTAATTACGAGCGTACTTTTCCTCtcaataaacaaacaataaccTCGGGGGCAGCGATCAAACTTGGGTAAGTATCCGCCCGGTGTAGATTCTTGAGTGATTATTAAGTTGGAACGAGAGAAGAAAAGTGAAGCTCACTTGAGACGTCAATGGTGAATGAAGTGCAGACACGCGATGGGAATAGAGGCAGAAAACTTTACACAACCAGTCAAACAGTTCGAGTGTTACTACACACTTGCAAGCATTTACTACTTACTTAGCTTTCAAATCCACTTGTTTTGAAACTTCTTCGGGTTTTCGTTTCAATTTACTAAATGTTTTCTCTGCTAATAGAATTCCGATAAcaaatgaattttaatttatttaacagaattttatgtttgtattgtttGTCAGCTTTTTGACGAATAAATCTGTGAGTCCTGTgaatatttaacaatattcgtATATGTTCACGATGggaacaaaataaaagatttgggTTGACTTCAGTAGTACtgctatattttaaattagcaAATAATTAGCACTTGTACAATTAGACCCGACAATGGTTCTTGCGTCGCGGTAAGTAGGGAAGTGACGTTGGATCGGTAACCGCATACGTGTCTAATACGCAGTGCGGATGACTAAGTGTGTGcgtttagaaattttattatgttagaTTAGTTATTAGAATACTTTAcgctttatatttatttactttaaattatttatttatacaattctagttttattaattatttatatttattatttactttatataatGCAAGACGcacacattattaaatttctgaatttaagttaaACTAAAAGACCGGCGTAGACATCTTCCCGGCCCTTGAAAGCTTCGGCTTTCAAGATTCATTGGCTTGAGGAGTAGGTAGGATGCAGAGACGATTTAGCGCTCTCCGCACTGTGCCGTGGGTAGTGCGCACGTCGGCGACGCGAGGCACGCCGTCGGAGCCCGGGTACAGCTTGTCGACTCTGCCGAGCCGCCAGCACAGGGGGGGAGCAGCGTCTTCTTTGATGAGGACCAGGTCATCTAGGAGCAGGTCCGTGGCTCTCGTCTTCCACTTCGTGCGCTGCTGGAGTTCGGCGACGTACTCGCTCGACCACCGCTTCCAGAAGTGTTGCCGGTACTGCTCGAGGCGCTGGAAACGATCGAGGCGATTCGGATTAGCTTCCAGTAGACACGGAGATGGTGAGGCCGTTAGTGGCCTGCCTATCAAAAAGTGGCCCGGGGTAAGGGGAGAAAGATCATTTGGTGAGGGACTGATTGGACATAGGGGACGGCTATTTAGGATAGCTTCGATTTGAGCAAATAGAGACGCCAGTTCCTCGAAAGTTAAATGAGTGTCTTTTAATACTCTATGCATGTGGAATTTGGCTGACTTTACACCGGCCTCCCAGAGACCGCCGAAGTGAGGAGCGTACGCAGGTGAGAATCGAAATTCAATGCCCCGACGAGCTGCAAAGTCAACTATAGAGTCAGCTTGTGACGTTAGAAAACTGTTGATCTCCTTAGCTGCAGCAACAAAGTTTCGGCCGTTGTCACAGCATATTGTTTTTGGCTTGCCTCTACGACTTATAAACCTAGAGAGAGTGAGAATAAATGAATCCTTTGTTAGGTCACTTACGGCTTCTAGGTGGACACATTTGTAACGGAAGCATACAAAAATGCATAGGTAGCATTTCGTTATTTTGCAGCCTCGTCCCTTGCGATCAGTTATTAGAAATGGTCCAGCAAAATCAGTGCCTACAGTGTGGAAAGGAAAGTCAGGTTCCACTCTGTCAGAGGGCAGATTCCCCATGATATTGTTTAAAGTCTGACCCTTGAATCGACGACACACGAAACAATGACGAGTGACGCGTCGTGCTAGTGCTCTACCTCCGATTGGCCAATAGCGCTCTCTCATAGAGGCGAGGAGATGTTGAGGTCCAGCGTGCATTAGTTGTTCGTGCTCTAACTCGAATAACAGTTTTGTTAGATGGTGATCTGACTTTAAAAGAATGGGGTGTTTTTTGTCATAGGGATAATTAGATGAGCTTATACGACCCCCAACTCGCATAACACCTTCGCTGTCGATAAATGGGTTAAGGGATGCGACATTAGCTTGAGGGACAGGTTTATCTTTCTTTAATAGGGATAACTCATTTGAGAAGGACTCTAGCTGAGCCATTTTTATTAAGGTCCTTAGGGAGTTTTCTAATTCGTTTGATTGTAGGGGACCTTTTCTTTGCGATTTAGGATCTTTAACAGAATCAATAAATCTTAAAACATGAGCAAATATTCGTTGAAGACGCACGAGCTTTGAATAATTtgtaaaagttataattttgtcATCGCTCGAAGACGATGCAGCCTCCGCCACGAAAGCGGGATTAGCTTTCAACTCTGGCAAATTGATTACTTCTGAAAACTCAGAGGATGGCCATGAAGACTCCGACTCCTTCAGGAACGCAGGTCCATGCCACCAAATAGTTGAGCCACCTACATGTTGGGGATCTACTCCACGGGAAACAAGATCTGCAGGATTTtctgaagtaggtacatggcGCCAGGATGAAGCATCGGTGAGCTCTAGGATTGCACATACTCTGTTGGCAACAAATGTTTTAGCCTTTTTGTTAGATTTCAACCAACCTAGTACGACACTTGAATCTGTCCAATAGACGTGACGATCGATATTGCGATGAAGAGCCTGTGACACTGCTGAGCTTAATTCAGCTCCAAGCAAAGC
This window of the Plutella xylostella chromosome 12, ilPluXylo3.1, whole genome shotgun sequence genome carries:
- the LOC125489273 gene encoding uncharacterized protein LOC125489273 — protein: MLHFQIEYTPSKILTKRSILSSTFKIFDPLGLLSLCTIKPKIILQVLWTLKVDWDEPVPTEIHNSWSNFTKNLDSLSNLHRPRRVLIDNAVSIEMHCFCDASQRAYGTCIYLRSTNSNGDVNVSLLTAKSRVAPIQLMTIPRLELSAALLGAELSSAVSQALHRNIDRHVYWTDSSVVLGWLKSNKKAKTFVANRVCAILELTDASSWRHVPTSENPADLVSRGVDPQHVGGSTIWWHGPAFLKESESSWPSSEFSEVINLPELKANPAFVAEAASSSSDDKIITFTNYSKLVRLQRIFAHVLRFIDSVKDPKSQRKGPLQSNELENSLRTLIKMAQLESFSNELSLLKKDKPVPQANVASLNPFIDSEGVMRVGGRISSSNYPYDKKHPILLKSDHHLTKLLFELEHEQLMHAGPQHLLASMRERYWPIGGRALARRVTRHCFVCRRFKGQTLNNIMGNLPSDRVEPDFPFHTVGTDFAGPFLITDRKGRGCKITKCYLCIFVCFRYKCVHLEAVSDLTKDSFILTLSRFISRRGKPKTICCDNGRNFVAAAKEINSFLTSQADSIVDFAARRGIEFRFSPAYAPHFGGLWEAGVKSAKFHMHRVLKDTHLTFEELASLFAQIEAILNSRPLCPISPSPNDLSPLTPGHFLIGRPLTASPSPCLLEANPNRLDRFQRLEQYRQHFWKRWSSEYVAELQQRTKWKTRATDLLLDDLVLIKEDAAPPLCWRLGRVDKLYPGSDGVPRVADVRTTHGTVRRALNRLCILPTPQANES